TCAAAggactgtacccagtggatgtaggCTTTTACAAAGATTAGGCAGAggagaggatttcagggcccAAATAGCTACACTGAAGTCAGTCCGTATTATCAGCTTAATAGCGGCGGCGTTTTTGACCGAGGTGCTCAAAATAGAACGAACATAGAATGATGTTCGGTTGGAACGGTCCATTGCAATTCTTTCACTTTCTGCAAGGAGGGTACAGCTTCGCAGAAAAGGTCGGATCGTCTTTTTCCAGGCTGGACATGTCTTTCCGATTCCCCGCCAACCTAAATACATGATAAGCAACCAAGGATATAACCAAGGAAACTACTTGGTGCAACCTTTTACTTGTACGTTGAGTGATCACTTAAACTCTCTGGGACAGATGACTTCTGTAGGTGCTTCCCTTCGCAATATTGACTGAAGCGCCCTGTCatgagcaacaacaaaaaaacttaccTTGGCTCACCAGCCACACATCTGGTCCACCCGGAAATGAAAGAACAATCTGCGCCACCAGAAGACGTAAAATCGTTGTCTTGGCCATAGTCAAAGTTTACTGATCTTAATCCCCAAAAATGTCAGTGAACGTAACCCTCACATCAGCACTCTAATCAGTTGCATTTGTTTCCTGCTACAAAATCACTATGAAAAAACAGTCCGCCCCTAGGTTACAGTTTCAAAGTCACCGTGAGTGCGCCGACACTGTGCCGTCGTGCCACTACATGGACCCATATCCATCCGCCTTAAGTAATCGCAGATTAAGCGATTTTGTGTCACctgatggatgactgaactgaacactGAAGCGATTTTGTCGTTCAATTGTTCGGATATTAGGCGACTCCACCAACATGTTTGTTCATAACATGATTTTTACTGACTATAAGGAAATTTCTTGTCTTCGTGAACTTAATTTTTACTTCCGTCCAGACTGCTACGCGGACTAATAGAACATCATTTCGGTGTGACTAGTCCACCTGGAAGTTAAATGCATGCTAATTGTCAGTACAGAAATGGCAGTAGCTGTGACCGCCAAGGGACCTTCTTGGTTCCTGAAGTAACCTTTTTCATCTTATTACACAACTCAGTTTAAAAAGAACCAGGTTTGGTGATTGAAAACTTGACCCCAGCATGGATTTTTTGCCTTGGACATCGGGGCAACGACAGAAACGAGTTTTGTGCTCGTTGGCATTCCCAGTTGTTTTGATCCTTCTATTCCCTGGTGGAGGTAAGCAGCAATTTTCAGCCATTTGAGTCATGTGTTAACGCTTCTTTAACTTTCTAGCATTTTCTTCATCAGCATTTTAATAGTATCTGGCGTGACTTTGAGCGttacttgaaaaaaatatttaaaaaaattgcaaatcgTGAATATATTACTAATTTGATGATATTACTGATAATACTTTCAATTTGTCTAATATTATTAGAAACATTTAATTggtaatgttaacgttaacattaagTTACCGCCTACATTAATCATAATTTGGTTAAGATACAAAATCACTTGACATATTAAAAGTGCAACTGATGTGATGAGAGCCAAAATCatatacaacatacattttcTCAGAGCAATGTAGATTATAGAAAGATCTTTATATGTTTTGCAGTACACTGTTCCGTCACTTCACCTGAGTTCACAGCAGCCCAGATTGGTCAGGACGTGACAGCTACATGGACCTACTCTCCTCCTGAGGGGAACCCTCCGTTGTTACTCATCAGAGCAGTGAAAGGAGCATCACAACAAGTGTTTCAGCATTATGTGCAGACTGGAACAACGTTACTAGAACCAGTTTATGATGGTCGGGTTGAGGTTGTTGTAACAGACTCACAGGTAGACTGTACACTGAAAAACTTTACTGCCACTGATGAGGGATCTTACGAAGCTGAATTTACCTATAGTGGTACTGGAATATGGATTTCTGAAAACAGCTTCACATTTATTGCTGTCACTGGTGAGTAAGCAGTAAGGAATTGTAGGTCTCTTCAGAAGACTAAGATTTTGCAACATTAGTGGGATGAGGAGGTTTTTTTAAGGACACAAGGCTGTTCTAAATTCTCTTTCAGAATACATTGTGTGAATTATGTAGTGCTATATGAATCGCATTAAAGGTGTTGTGTATCTCTTAGCATATTGGTAATGTTATATTCCGGATTCATTCATGTGCTTTATGGAAACCTTGTCAGCCATCAATAAacatcaaatgtttaaaaaaactgagGAAAACATCATGAATTTTAATTCATCCAGTTCgtaggtctgttcaaaattagTGGAGAAGGGCACACTTTATTTgggtttttccattttacctttcagtcccacaggTCTGTCTAAGACTTGCCCAAATCAGGGATGCGTATTTTAATTGGAGTGCTTTGAGTTAAAGCACCCCAATTAACTCTATTTGAGAAAACAcggtagattattctgtgccAAAACAACCCGCAAGTTGGGTaccatcaaaacatactgtatttcaataGATTTCACCCTCCTTCAGGTGTTTTGCTGTGATTTCCGGTATTTAGGCTGACCGGACAATAGCAGTTACTACTAAAGTAATGTGTTGTTCTTTCCCTAGAAAATCATTATAAATAGGGTGATAAGCCTCTTGGTGCTAACCACTTTATAAAAATAAACGATTaccaagatttaaaaaaacaccccCAGACACCATAGGAATAGCATATACTCTGTCACTTGTCACTTTCAGGATAATTTATGTTGCCACTTCCTCCAATGTACGTTTTCGTATCATTTAAGGTAGGGTATTTTAGTGAGCATAAACATTCCTCATGATTTAAACCTTTCTTCCCTAACCCATCTATCAATAGTTATAGCTCCAGTGTGTCATCAGAACAGTCTCCCCTGTTTGATTCCTTTCTTTTATACATATCAATGTTAGTTCAGAATGATCAGTGGCTTCCATCATTTCTTCACAGTTCCCCCCGACCCCATCCTCACCATCAGCTTCTACACCACCAGCGTGTCGGAAGGACAGTCCGTCCCACTGACCTGCACGTCCACCCAGGGGAAACCTCCCTCCCAGGTCACGTGGTGGAAGGGTGATGTGGAGCAGCAACAAGCCGTCTACAACAGCACTCCTAATGCTAGTACTTACCAAGGAGACGCCATGAGTGTGCTGACTCTATCTGTCCAACCTGCCAACAACCAGGAGACGTACCAGTGTAGGGTCAGTCAGCTGGGGAAGGAGCTGGAGCGGCGGGATTTGCAGCTCAATGTCAGATGTAAGTACAGTAAAAAACTGACCGAATAACGTTGCTTACTTTGACAGGTAACGTATTGCAACTGagatttttttatcatagcTCTAACCCaacatgtactgtactgcaGTCATGACCGATCCCCCTGTCCTGACCGGCTACTCTAGCCCCATCTCCAGCGGAGGTTCCCTGAACCTGACTTGTACCTCGGGTAACAGCTACCCTCCAGCCAACATCACATGGACCCGGGTGGGAGTGGGGACAGTGGCTGGAACTGACCAACCACAGACAGACGGACAACATGGCGGAAAAATCACGTCACAACAGATCAGTCTTACCAACCTGCAGGCTCGGGACAACGGAGCTCAGTTCAGGTGTACAGCTTCAAACAGTTATCTGGGACAGAATTCCAGTCTGAGCAGCTCCGCTGTCTCGATGGATGTTAGATGTGAGTACAATTAGAAGTATGAACTTGTACATCATGTGGCTATATCATTATATCTAATGGTCGATAGTTCGAAAACATGCTTTAAGCATTGACTGTCTGCTACCCATAGTGTCTTGATCTTAGTTTTGAAACTTATTTGTCTCTAAAACGCTAATTCCCTTTCTACTAGTTTACCTTGAAGGAATCAACATTACTGGCCACACCAATCCCGTGCCAAGCGGAGGTTCCCTGACCCTGACCTGTACCTCGGGTAACAGCAACCCTCCTGCCACCATCACATGGACCCGGGTGGGAGGGGTGTCACCAACTGGAACTGACCAACCACAGACAGATGGACAATATGGCGGGAAAATCACGTCACAACAGATCAGTCTTACCAACCTGCAGGCTCGGGACAACGGAGCTCAGTTCAAGTGTACAGTCAATAACTCTGCTGTCAGCCAGAGTGAGGAGAAGACTGTTACTattgatgtacaatgtaagtcATTGATCAACATTCTCTGATTCTAAAGCTTTATGATATAAGTATTGCAATAACAGAATTGTTATGTTGCAAAAGTTTTTTATATGTTTAAACCTAATTGATCCTAcgggaaatatatatatatatatatatatatatatatatatatttgtgtttgtgtgtgtttatgtatttatatatttagatttttagatatatacatgtagttgtcgtGTTTCATTTTAGATGCACCGGCCAACATCCAAGTGACCTGCAACCTCATTGGCCTGAGTGACCTGAGGGAGGGTGACACCCTTGTGTGTACCTGTACAGCTGATAGTAACCCAGCCGCCCAGTACAACTGGACAAAGGACAGCACAACTGGTCCCCTTCCTGCAGGTGCAGTAGTGAACGAAACAGCAGGGACTGTCACCTTCAGCACCCTAGACAGGGCACACAGCGGGGAGTATAGGTGTGCAGCTAACAACGGTATCAGTCCTGAGGCAACAAATAGCAGCATCACAGTAGATGTCAACTGTAAGTAGAAGTTTTACCTAAAACAATCTTTAGagactttttgtgcattttcctAAATGACAATTGTTGCGAAGCTTGATTTGGCGTTACTATCGTCAATATCGGTTTTCCTGGTGCTTgtcaaatacacaaaatgtgagAAGATAAAAGTTACATGTAAATCTTTGTCATGACCAACAGGTCCCTTGTGATTCTGCTTTTTAGTGTCTTTAAAGCTCAAATCTAGTGTCTTGATGTTGGAGTTGATCCCACCTaaataattatgtacatgtaatgtaatgtacccACCTCTTGTATACTTAACAGTTAAACACAtcacacatttttttgtcaaaacaggCAATACTTCAACAGCTGCATGTATAATGTTAAATGTAGAGCATAGAATATTTGATATTGTTCTGCTGTTCCTCAGACCCCACCAGTATCACCTTCATCACTCCCCCTGTGACTGTTGATGAGTATGATGACGTCAACCTGACCTGTACAGCTGACAGCAATCCTGAACCTGAACCAGGCAGCTTCAGCTGGGCCTACATAGACGGTACAACTCTAGCGGGCACTGCAAGTGAGGATGGGTTCAGCTTTACCACAAACATTGCAGTCATCACTTACCAACAGGCGGGGacgtacacatgtacagctggCAACGGGATTGGTGCTGCCGCTTCTGCAGGGACTAATGTTACTGTGGAATGTGAGTTTGCCATTTTTCCAAAGTAAATTCCATGCAGTTTATTTGAGATTTAAGCAGTTGATTTGCACAGAAATAAATTATTCTGAGTCATTTACTTAATTGGTAGTGCCTTATTATCATTCTCATCTCAGATTGCTTGAACAAGATTTCCTCATAAGCTCTTCTAAATTTCAGACCCTCCCAAGTTCTACCCTTCCACTGGCCCCTACCCAGCAGCTGTTGGTGCAGACGTCTCCATGGAGTGTTCTGCCTTCGCTGTGCCCAACAATATCATCTTCAGCTGGTCCAAGAATGGAACAACTCTGACAAACTCCAGCCGACTCACCATCCAGTCTTCATGGGAAAAAGTGATCCTCACGATCAGCAATGTGACGGAAGGGGACTACGGGACGTACAACTGTACAGCAGACAATGCAAAAGGGCCAGCAACAACTACCAGAAATCTGTATAAAATAGGTAATTTTTaatattgcataatacataatttacatgtacgtTAGATTCTACTGTTCAcaattttttattgttatttttttttaa
The sequence above is drawn from the Branchiostoma floridae strain S238N-H82 chromosome 17, Bfl_VNyyK, whole genome shotgun sequence genome and encodes:
- the LOC118404301 gene encoding nephrin-like, which translates into the protein MISGFHHFFTVPPDPILTISFYTTSVSEGQSVPLTCTSTQGKPPSQVTWWKGDVEQQQAVYNSTPNASTYQGDAMSVLTLSVQPANNQETYQCRVSQLGKELERRDLQLNVRFMTDPPVLTGYSSPISSGGSLNLTCTSGNSYPPANITWTRVGVGTVAGTDQPQTDGQHGGKITSQQISLTNLQARDNGAQFRCTASNSYLGQNSSLSSSAVSMDVRFYLEGINITGHTNPVPSGGSLTLTCTSGNSNPPATITWTRVGGVSPTGTDQPQTDGQYGGKITSQQISLTNLQARDNGAQFKCTVNNSAVSQSEEKTVTIDVQYAPANIQVTCNLIGLSDLREGDTLVCTCTADSNPAAQYNWTKDSTTGPLPAGAVVNETAGTVTFSTLDRAHSGEYRCAANNGISPEATNSSITVDVNYPTSITFITPPVTVDEYDDVNLTCTADSNPEPEPGSFSWAYIDGTTLAGTASEDGFSFTTNIAVITYQQAGTYTCTAGNGIGAAASAGTNVTVEYPPKFYPSTGPYPAAVGADVSMECSAFAVPNNIIFSWSKNGTTLTNSSRLTIQSSWEKVILTISNVTEGDYGTYNCTADNAKGPATTTRNLYKIGPPSSPSEFRLLSKNTKFVVNITWTAGSHGELNTTHTVQLKKAGTDQWEVVGSLEQTTAQQQQRTFNIALDLKAQQAGDYQIRINARNTQGEAWSESVDLKLEASHRLSGRMTTNENWVEALKDSESTEFRLKAALWERNLDTVFSSLIGYEGATITQFSQGSVVGDFQAVVAESETQAAIEAFETQVNAGSVGDLTVVKESSQISVTRPPDGGVNITSTTIIIIAAARKAERLKKA